The genomic stretch TAATCAATAAATCAATCAACGAATCCTTACCTACGTCGCAAACGCATGCTCTATCCCTTCGTTCTAATACAATGAATTTTGCACTGGTGTgaggaaagagttaaatttgATTCCTCTTTGCCATATGACAAGACATGTAACAAAAAATATCGATCTTTGTTAGACCTTTTTTCAGTCTATAAAGTGGGAATGTTTTGCGTGAGTACAGCAAAGACCATTGTACAGTGATGTTTTACAAATCAGCGTGAGTACGTTTATAGACAGTACATGTCCATAGACGCACTTTCCCGACGCTAGATACGGAAATCATAATTTATTCCATATAGACGTGTTGTCCTGTTTCTAAGTGTTGTATCAAGTCCAACGTTTCCAAGAGATAAGATGGTACAGATTCTGATCGGGTAATACATAACTCCCGGGAAACTAGTAAAACGAAGGCTCATGAAGTGGGAAAAAGGGAAAAGATAAACGACAGTCCACaacagagcgagagagggagagcgacagacagagagagagagagaatttcgtTTATTGCTTGCATTCCATTATAACACCTTCACTCCTGTATTAATCACCCTTTTCGATCTTGTTCCACTCTTGTGGTTTTGCCctgtcacctgtctgtccttcctgacagtctcattaAACACTCCCTATGCTTGCTTACCTACTGTCCTATCCTCCGACCGATCAGTCAGTTACCCGTACCCCTCTCATATTCACCTGTAACCCTGATACCTCTGAGCGAGCACACTATCTCAGTGTTTCCAATGAATCCACTGAATCTCATGTCTACATCTCTCACAATGAAATTCCCGATCCCAACTGCATCCCCCTTCTCTCACACCACCATCCCCTTCCCATCTGAGCAAATGTGTCAGATTCAGAGACATAGAGACCCGATCGTTGTGGCGACACTGCTAGCTCGTCCCTCCACACAGTCTCCAAAGTGGTATACTATTATTGAGGTGGATCACGGTTGTAATATACACTGGCTGCTCATTTCCTACAAGCTCCAGACACCCACTCAGGTTTATGCCTCCTTTGTGGTTACTATCTCCTTGCAGCCCTTATCTTTCACCTCCTCAGTGTCCCTTAAGACCTGACGATCCTCAAGCTGCAATTCCAGTTCCTTATTGATTTCCATGAAGAAATGCCGCTCGGTGCACCTGCTGAAGATGCCATTATCCGGGAGAATACCACGGAATATCAACATCTCATAAAAGGGAAACACATCTGCACCGGGACCATCCGTACTAACAGAGGAATAATGAAGAATAAACTGATCCGATAGTTGCTCGACAAAGCTTGTTCTTGATGAAGCCTCTCCATTCTGGCTAAAgaacatctacagatgctgggaatccgagcaacacacagagaaaatgctggagaaactcagcagatcaggcagaatctatggaagatAAAATTAGTCGACTTTTCGGGTAAAACTCTTCGGCAAGACTGGAGAAGAAAGGTTGAGTAGATTTGATAGgtgcggagaggggagagtgagacaccaggcgataggtgaaaccaggatgaagcaaagagctgggatttgattggtgaaagggacaatggaaaaaaaaagatgggtgaacgaggagcaccagagggaggggatgggcggACAAGGACATAACATCAGAGAGGGGCAaggaaatgggaaatggtgaagtgggagTTTGGAAAATCGACACTCAGCTCTGTGGCTACCAAAACAGAAAATATggtattgttcctccaccctAAGTGTGACCAGATCCCGGAAgttgaggagaccatggatagacatatcagattcAAAATGAGAAGTAGAATTCATTTGGGTGATGCCGCTGGTTCTGGCgggcagagcgtaggtgctcggcgaacTGGTCTCGCCGTTTTACAGGAGGCCACATCCGGAGCACCGTACAGAGTGTCGCCTGatttgaaaggactgtttgggtccctAATTGGTGGGGctagatgtagcacttgttttgTTCACAATGATATGTGCCGGGGGGGGGAATCAGTGGGCAGGAACGAATGGACAACAAGGGCCCAATTACACAATGGCTTCTCCGTGTGTCCCTGgttcatttttatttttcctttctaaTTGGCGGCAGGAAAACTCTGCAAGAACGTGAGAGCAGCTTTAGTCTTAATCACGCTCAAGGTCCCGGGAGCAGCCTCCTCTCTGAGTCCCAATTCAACTGGCAGCAGGACAAAATCAGAAAGCCCTCGAACTCACTCACTCGTAATCGCACTCACAGGACTGAGAATTGCCTCCTGTCTCGCTCCCAATTGGACTGGGCCATCGGAAAAGTAAACACACATATATAACTCCACAGGAATCATGTAGGCCTCATAGAAACATCGTTGTGATAATAGCTCTGAGCTCAATGCAGTTCATTTAGGAAGGGTGGGACAATTTGAAGACACAGTCTTGGCCAGGCTGCCTGACAAATAAAATCGCCGGAGAAGGATAACCGCCAGGAAGGCCTCTGTGACGTTAGCAGTCAATCTTGTTTAGTGGCTGTAAGTAAAAGTCAGTGCCTGCAACTGGAAATGAATTTCCTTTCCTCACCTTTTCTAAATTCTGGTACGGCAAGAGTATTTATAAAAAGGTAACAATGAAGAATCACTGGCAATTGCTTTAATGCTCAGCAGTACCCGGGAAGACTTTGGGGAGGATAAAAGACAGACGGCGAGAGACTGAGGGAGAGAGACTAGGGGAGTGTGAATGGCAGACATTGAGTGATCGAGGCGGAGAGAATGGAAGAGAGTGGGATAACGGgatgagagagacggggagagagcgATGGTGGAGAGAGCGGCTGGGAGAATGAGAATCGGGGAGAGAGATGTGAGGAAGACGGGGAATGAAACTGGAAGAGAAGAGGCAGGGgtgagagggagacggggagaacCAGATTATAGTGAGTGGGAATGGGGGAAAACACTGGGGACAGCGAAAGACACGGGGGAGTGCAAGCGAGACCAGTGCGAGCGAAGCCGatttgggagagggagagagactgggagagagaTGCTGAGCAGGCAGGGAGACCGGGGGAGAGAAAATGGAGTAAAACTAAGAGAAAGGGAGAGTAGGAGCGAAGAGAGCTAGTGCAGAGAGCgatccggggggtgggggtgttaggGGGAGTGACCTGTGGGAGCGGGAGACCGTGGTTGGGGTCCCGGAAGATTGACTGTgggaagagggaaagagagatAGATTGTTTTAGAGATTGGCCCTATCCTCCAGCTCActatgtctgtgctgaccatgaagaattttttttttactgaatgTTTGCCTGCATGCGTGTCGGTCGCCTCATTGACTAAATCCCCGAAGGATTTAAACACCTTATTGCTTTTTGATCTATGTCTCCTCCTCCTTGTTATCCACACGTCTGAGAATATCGCCATGCCAACTTGCTGATATAATTCGCTCTATTTGTCTCTCTCTTAGTCGCCTGCCGTCCTTCTCTTCGGTTCTCTGTTGCGCTCCCTCCCGGCGCTCAATAACAGTTCAATTGCTGACAGCGGTCATAAAGGTATGTGCCTTTGCGGTATCGTGATAGATGTTGTGAAGCCGTGCATCATCCGCTCTAGCAACGGCTGTAGTAGTATCTGTATTCTTACCGTACGGTGTTTTGTGTTCTAAAGATCAGTTAAAGTTCACTAGCTGGAAGACAGTTGAAAGTGGCAGAGGGAATGAAAAGgagaagaatgggaaggaggagaacAAGAGCGTGTCCGTTAAGACGGGTCACGACAGGAGCAGGAGGGTTTCATGCAGACGATATTATACTCGGGGATCAGGCGGTGTTGTCAAAACCGAGAAGCAGGGGTAACAGGCTCGCCTGACCTTTCAATTTAATAAGAGAGGGAGATTTTATGCAAAGGAAAATTCTACGGGAAAGAATAAACAGAGGCGtacaccattcatcaggactctgaGTTTATGCATGTTGTTTATGGATTTCGAGGATCTaagagattttctcatgtttgattTGTATCACTGTTCATCACATTgtttgtcttctctcttcataaaAATCCGATTCAACGGGTACTTCACCACATTCTTCAGTTCCTCtctgaatttgctctgagtcagtccGTAAATACAAGttttggtgcaggaactgagaacctgtAGCATCGCTGAAATATCTTCTGCGATGTAACAGGGGTCCGGGACAGAATaaacaaaactcattgaaattCTTTGATAGATATAAAATGCCACTTCTGTTACCCACAACAATGTGAAACTACCGGATATGCTGAATAGCAAAATGACAGATTTATGACGGTTCGCTGTCTCCCTGTCCGTAtcagtctctccactcttttgtccccggagccccttACGTgttcgactggccgctagaatccgcctgacagtcagtatattgaacagcaaaatcagaaagaatggggcacaaggggttaaaatgttgtaaaacaatttaAATGCAGCCCATGCGGGATACTTTTCGAAACTAGATGTAAGAgcacaataccagggaacactATCAATTGGTACCATAGACTCGGATATAAAGCCCCACGGGACACTCCCCAAActggccagcacactcactgtcccgataaccacagccgccgttctctcggtgcaatattttgctttcagcttctcgTAGCAAATGGTCACAAATCGATCGACaatgaaagcgacagtcagccaggcagaggtcgcagtgctcgcaaaTACAAGCCATTCACCGagactgcacacaggagtgatgaaaatgaatgatcggggaaaataaaaCGATGCAGTCCACCCCAGCAGCGGatccgagataacgaccaggagatcggccactgccattcccaccaggtagcgagtgacacatttggagagaccgcactttccccggcacaggatcacaatcgccaccaagttcgctggatGAGAGACAAGGAAAAGCAAGTTGAGAAAATTATTCCTCACATTGGCTAAATTGTTACTACCAAAAGATAGTTTTATTGTTGCACGTAACTCAGACAACCGTACAAGTACAACTGTAGACAATCAATTCGTTTAGTCTCAGCGGGCTGTGCAAATCCTGTATTTTCAAATACAGGGCATCTGCTACATGACCAAAGCACAGAAACACGAACATCAAATTATTGAACACCAACAGCTGGAAGAACGCTGTGCAACCTGTTCAATTCCACAGATGTTGGTCGATTCGCTAAattcctgcagcagtttgtttTCGATCCGTATCCCAGAATACACATTCCcggtgtttccattccattcctgaaatGCAGAAAACCGGACTggacaggtgacagtggaaaccagCGACAAAAGCGATCACAATTTTATAATTAAACTTCAATTCTCACCAACGGCAGGTGACACTGTGGcctaccgggaattccaaaggctgaaataaaaggacagTAGACTTCCTCTATCTGCCAGATGAGAGAACaatccatttcagtgagaatgtaTGAATTCTGTTGCTCCCGAATCCACAGCTCGGGCAGACACTTTGAGCTGATTTCGTCAAAACGGCGCTGATTTATACAAAGTATCGGTCTCCTGAGATACGGTTGCACCATTGACTAACTTTCTTCATTACAGCTACTAGAACAAACACTTTAATTTAAATTCATTGTCTCTGATGCAAGTATTCGGCCGACTGAAGACAACTACACCAACAATTCTTCGGCGTTATCTAAACAGTGATTCATCTGCAGGAAATAATGCGGGAGCTCTAATGACAAAGACTGACTTCATCTCGGAGCAGTCACATTTACAGATTTCAGGGATTTGCTGATTAATTGTACATCTGTAAACGAGGTGCACCGACACCGCCCGACCGACACCGAACTTCTGCCCCTGCGGTTTCCAATTTTGAATTGCCCTTCAGTGCTTCAACATCTTCCTGGccagatacaaacacacacacacacacacacacacacacacacacacacacacacacacacacacacacacacacacagacacacacacacacacacacacacacacacacacacacacacacacacacacacacacacacacacacaaacgaaaCATAGATACGAACAGAGAAAGCAACGAACAAATGAACACGTTGCTGATGTAGAAAAAAAgacgagaacatctgcagatgttggaaatccaaagcaacacacacaatggtcTGGCAAatctctgctgagttcatccagcattttgtgattttgcTGATGTAAAATAATTGTATAAATATCACAAATCTGTCAGAGCTGTAACGAAAATTGAGAAAAAATGTTTTCAAGCTGCAAATAACTGAGCATACcggaaactaattaaaaaaattagTCTCCCCCagtatcagaaacatcctctccaaatcctctctatctaggcagttcaatattcgataggtttcaatgagatccgccttcattcttctaaactcaagagagtacaggccctgcaccatcaaattctcctcattGATAAACACTTTTTTCCCATGGATCTctatagaccctctccaatgccaacagatcttttcttagataatgggcccaaatctgctcacagtgctccaagtgtggtatgACCAATGGTTATAATGCCCCAGGATTACATCCTTACTCTTATATTTTTGTGTAATACTGAAACTTGTcgtaaagccatcaattcagtcacccaaatcattgacagataacATGAAAAGAACCGGCTCCGACAAAGACCCCAGTGGAACACTACCTATAGACtgcagaaaaaaacagaaaagacctcttattctcaatccttcTCTTCTGCCAGTTAACCAACCTTCTATctatactagtatctttcctgtaatgccatgggctcttaatttgctaAGCAGAcacatgtgcggcaccttgtcaaagcccttctgaaactCCTATTAATcaacatccacagattttctgttgtctatcctgcttgttctttcctcaacgaattccaacagatttgttaggcatgatttcccctgaaggaaaccattctgactttgcctgctttaccatgtgcctccaactaCACCAAAACATCATTCTTAATAATGACCCCAATACctccaactactgaagtcaggatgACTGGCTAATAATTCTATTTCATTTGCCTCGCTCCCTTAAAGTGTGGAGAGATATTTGCTTTTTTCCAATACTCCAGAGCCATTCTAGAACctaataattcttgaaagatcttgacTAATGCCTCAACGACATCCGccgctacctcttttagaacccgaGAGTGTagtacatctggtccaggtgacttacctagcattcaaactttcaacctccaaagcaccttcttcttagtaatagcaGCAGCACTTAATTCTGCCTCCGATACTTTTGGATTTTTTGACAAACtcctagtgtctttcacagtgaggaCATGCAGAAAATATgtattaagtttgtctgccatttctgttCCCCCATTAATATCtcgccagcatcattttccagtggtccgatatccactctcgtctctcctttactttttatatttttgaattaattgttttgGTATCATCATATTATTGGCTCTTATGTTCAGATCTCTCTTTATAAATTATTGTTAGCTTTGTAAATACatcacaatcctctaacttcccacaattTTTACTGTAttatttgttctctttttttccctctacGCTGTTTTTGACTTCGGTTGTCAGCCACTGTTACCTAatactccctttagaatacttgagGATGTATCTATCCggcgccttctgaattgctctcagatacaccaaccattgctgttctgctgtaatCCCTGGAACTGCCCCTTCCAGTtaaatttggccagctcctctctcatgcttctgttacAGTGTTCCTTTTTTTTCCACTAAATTACTAATATatctgactttattttctccctcccAAACTCCAGAGTgaatttatcatattatgatgcCTGACtcgtaagggttcctttaccttaatcaCTCCAATGAAATCTGGTTCATAACACTGCACTCAATCCAAAATTGCCTTTCGCCTGGTGGCCTCAACCACAAGCGGTTTTTCAGAACCCCAACGTGTACGCTTTCTACAAATTTCATCTCTTGGGCTTCGACACCAACCTGAATTTATCAATCAACCTGAATATTGAAAAACCCCACGACTATTGTaatattttcaaatttacacGCCCCTTCTGTCTCCTGTTGTAAGTTGTACCCCACCTTTAGGCCACTGTTGGAAGGCCTGGATATAacccccatcagggtctttttttacccttgcagtttctccaTTACTCACAAGAATTCTCCATCTTTTAATTCAATTTTTTCCTATTTCTAAGGATCTGATTCAATTCTTTACTAACAAAGCCATTCCATCCCCTTTAccaatctgcctgtcctttctatacaaTCTGTCTTTTGACGTTAATCTCccaactatgattttctttcagcaaCGATTCAGTGATATCATATCTGCAAACTCTAACCTCAACCTCATTCCACATACTGTACAGTGAGCTTTCAATTATGACATACATTCTTTAACCTCTTCGACTTTGCCACCATGTTAGACTTCAAATCATCCCAGTGACTGCAACTttgccctatcacctgcctgtccttcctcacagtctcactacacactgcatttacttgtttACCAACTGCCCCGCCTTCAGACCTAAAATTCCAGGTCCCATCCTCCCTGCCTAATTAGTTTAAACTATCCTCCACatctccagcaaacctgcccacaaggatattggtgccCCTTAGCTTCAGGTATCAACTATCATTTTTCTACAAGTCATAACTTCCCCTCTTAGACTATTAGTTTCAAGAAAATTAGACCACCGTTTTTTAGCTTTCTCATGGGTTTCATAACTAGGGGAAATCAACAATGTTAAACCACCAATAACATGGTTCCTTAGCATTATGTTTTGAAACACATGCTGTTGATCTGACGTAACTCAATCCCAGATTCTTCTCTCCTTCCGGTACTTTGCTTCATTGCAACTTTTGACTGCAAGTTTATGAGATTGGATGGCTGTTCACGCTATAGAAGATGGATGATCCTGTGCATCTTTTTTTCTTGCGTCCTTTCTGGGATTTCTATTATTCATATAGTTTTTGCTTTGAAGGTACGTGCACATATGGGAACAATGGGATCTGAGGTTTTCCATCATTTTAAGTGCATAAAGGTGGACCAATCTAATGAAAACATGTTTACAATGTCGGGCATCATCTTCATTCGTTTAGGTACTAGCAATTAACTATTAATTCATAATTAATTGTACGTACAAAAATTATCTCTGTGATTCCTGTTTATAAGTAAGTCCCTCAGCAATAATCTTGAAGTTTTTTTTCAGCAAATGGTCTTCTGTGTTCTTGTTGGTGAGACTTCAATTAGAAATCCTTTATTGCTTGTTTGCTAATATTTCTCCTTTTTCTACTATTTTCTACGTTTAGGCCGCTTCAATGCTAACTCAGAGGGAAAGGATGTCTAATTTAACGCAGACAAATTCATCTCTCAGCAACCGAACATACATTGAAAGAGGGAGCGCTTACAAAACAGTTGAAGTAATCTTCATTGTGATTGTAACATTATCTTTGAGTCTGGTGACCATTATCGGAAACATTCTGGTTATGCTTTCTATCAAAGTGAATAGACAGCTACAAACAATTAACAActattttattttcagcttaGCCTCTGCTGATTTGATTGTTGGTGTGTTCTCCATGAACCTTTACACCATTTACATCGTCTTTGGCTACTGGCCCATGGGCCCAGTGGTGTGTGATTTATGGCTGGCTCTAGATTATGTTGTTAGTTATGCATCTGTCATGAACCTTCTTATCATCAGCTTTGACCGATACTTCTGTGTGACAAAGCCTCTCAGCTACCCTGTGAAGAGAACCACCAAGATGGCACGGATGATGATTGCAGCTGCTTGGGTGCTGTCATTTATCCTGTGGGGCCCTGCCATTCTCTTCTGGCAGTTCATTGTAGGTGGGCGGACAGTTGAAGTGGGTGAGTGTCATGTACAATTCTTCTCAAATCCAGTTGCCACTTTTGGCACTGGAATAGCATCCTTCTATCTACCGGTTATTACCATGACTATTTTGTATGTGCACATATCCCGTGCTAGCAAGAGTCGGATCAAGAAGGATAAGAAGGAGACAGAGTCAAACAAAGGCACCATTTCTCCCAGTCCAGTGCGAGGCAAAACAATGAAACCGAATAACAACATTTCAAGTGCACCTGAAGGGTTGCAGAATGTCAAAGTACAAAATGGCAAGGCAGCTGGTGAAGTAATGACGAATCATTGCGGCCAAGAAGAGGAAAAGGTGGTCTCAAATCCCTCGACTTCCCTCAGTGTCGTCCCTTCTATCCAGAAGGAGGAAGGAAAGATGGATGAGAGCACAAATGTCTCCACCACACAAAGACATTTTAGCAACGGAAGCTCCAGCATAAAGGTCATCACGAAATCCCAAAAGAGTGACTACTGTGCTACCACAGTTGAAGTGGTGTCAGAAAACAGCACCAAGAATGGTAAAGCCAGAGAGCTTACCG from Hypanus sabinus isolate sHypSab1 unplaced genomic scaffold, sHypSab1.hap1 scaffold_1588, whole genome shotgun sequence encodes the following:
- the LOC132387170 gene encoding muscarinic acetylcholine receptor M2-like; this encodes MSNLTQTNSSLSNRTYIERGSAYKTVEVIFIVIVTLSLSLVTIIGNILVMLSIKVNRQLQTINNYFIFSLASADLIVGVFSMNLYTIYIVFGYWPMGPVVCDLWLALDYVVSYASVMNLLIISFDRYFCVTKPLSYPVKRTTKMARMMIAAAWVLSFILWGPAILFWQFIVGGRTVEVGECHVQFFSNPVATFGTGIASFYLPVITMTILYVHISRASKSRIKKDKKETESNKGTISPSPVRGKTMKPNNNISSAPEGLQNVKVQNGKAAGEVMTNHCGQEEEKVVSNPSTSLSVVPSIQKEEGKMDESTNVSTTQRHFSNGSSSIKVITKSQKSDYCATTVEVVSENSTKNGKARELTAAHNIIKMTKTPAEKKKGAVTRENKVTRTILAILLACIITWTPYSVMVLINTLCSVCVPNTLWTIGYWLCYINSTLNPACYALCNATFKKTFKHLLFCQYKNIGATR